From the genome of Desulfovibrio sp. JY:
CGACCGATCTCGTGCAGGCGGCTGCGGAAATTGCCCTGGGCGCACACCACCTTGGACGGCGCGACCGGCGCCAGCACCGAGACATCCGTCAGCGGCAGCACCTCGGGCAGGCCAAGCGTGCGGTCAAGGCACTTGACCGCACGCTCCTCCAGCAGCAGCTGGGCGTAAAACGTCGTGTTCCCCCGACGCACCCGCAGGACTTTCATGCCGCCACGCCCCGGTTACAAGGTGATGACCAGCGGCACCACCACCGGATCGCGCTCCAGCACCTTGCGGAAAAACCGGCGCAAGGCCGAGCGGATGCGCTCCTTGAGCAGATCGGACTGGCCCGGCGGCACGTTTTCGTAGATGTCGAGGACAATGCACTTGGCGTCTTCCAGCACGTGGCTGTAGTGCTGCTCGAAGACGAACCCCTTGGACAGGATATTGGGACCGAAGGTCAGCTCGCCGGACTTCTCGTCCACCACCATGACCACGATGACCAGCCCCTCGCCGGCCAGCAGCTGGCGCTCCTTGAGCACGGTGACACCCACGTCGCCGACCCCCTTGCCGTCGACATAGATGTGCTCCACCGGAATCGGGTCCTCGAGCCGGATCAGCCCGCCGGAAAAGGTCACGGGCTGGCCGTCCTCGATGACCAGCGCCCGTTCCGGGGCCACGCCGCAGGAGACGCCGATGCGGGCGTGCTTGACCAGATGGCGGTATTCGCCGTGCACGGGGATGAAAAACTTCGGCGAAACGGCCCGCAACATCAGCCGCAGTTCCTCGGCGTGGGCATGGCCCGAGGCGTGGATGGCCTGGACGGACTCGTAGAGGACCTCGGCCCCGAGCTTGTAGAGGCGGTTTATAAGCCGCGTTATGGCCCGCACGTTGCCCGGGATGAACCGCGAGGACAAAAGGACGGTGTCGCCCTTTTGCACCTTGATCTGGCGATGCTCGCCGTAGGCCAGGCGCGACAGGGCCGAAAGCGGCTCGCCCTGGGAGCCGGTGACGAGCAGCACCACCTGGTTGTCCGGCAGGTTCGGCAGGTCGTCGAGGCTGGCCTCGGTCTCGGGCGGCACGCGCAGGTGGCCGAGCTCCCGGGCGATCTCGATGTTGGAAAAAAGACTCTTGCCCGAGACCGCGACCTTGCGGCCCGTGGCGTGGGCCAGGTCGTATATCTCCTGCATCCGCTGGATATGGCTGGAAAAAAGCGTCACCACGATGCGCCCGGAGACATCCTTGAAAATGTCGGCCAGAGCGGATTTGATCTCGCGCTCGGCCAGGGCGAAGCCCTCGCGCTCGGCATTGGTGGAATCGGACAACAGCAGCATGACGCCTTTTTCGGAAAAGGCCTTGATGGCCGGCAGGTCGGTGGCGTGGCCGTCGAGCGGCGTGCGGTCGATCTTGAAGTCGCCGGTGTGGACGATGCGCCCGGCCGGGGTCTCGATGCCGAGGGCAAAGCCGCGCACGATGGAATGGCACACCGGAAAAAAGGTGACCTTGAAATCGCCGAGCGTGATGGTCTGGCCGCCCTCCACCGCCTCGAAGTGCGTGAACTCCTTGAGGCTGTGCTCCTCGAGTTTCTTGGCGGCCAGGGCCAGGGTAAAAGACGAGCCGTAGAGCGTGGCGTCGCAGGAGCGCATAAGCCAGGGCAGCGCCCCGATATGGTCCTCGTGGCCGTGGGTGAGGATGATGCCTTTGAGTTTGTCCTTGTTGGCCAAAATGAAGTCGAAGCGCGGGATGACCACGTCGATGCCGAACAGGGAATCGTCGGGGAACATCAGGCCGCAATCCACGACGATCATGGATTCGCCAGACACCAGGGCCATGCAGTTAAGCCCGATTTCGCCGAGGCCGCCCAGCGGGTAGAGCGTCACGGCGGGGTTGGAATTCATTGTCGCATCTCCTGGTAGGCCCCGTTCATGCGGGCCCAAAGGTCGTTTTTAAAAGCTTCACGCTCCTTGAGCGTATAAAGGGCATGGGGATCGAAGGGGGGCAGGGCGCGCACGGTCACTTCCCCCCCGCGCACCAGCCGGGCGTGCTTGGGCAGGATGTTCCCGGAGCCGGATACGATAAGCGGGGCCACCTTGGCCCGGCACTTGAGCGCCACGATCATGCCCCCGGTCTTGAATTCGCCAAGGCGCGAGTAGTCCATGGAGCGCGTGCCCTCGGGGAAGACGAGCAGCCCCACCCCGCGCGAGACGAGCCCGGTCGCGCAGGCGATGGATTCCATGGCCTTGCGCCGGTTGGCCCGGTCGATGGCCACATGGCCCACCCGGCGCATGGCCGGGCCGAAGACCGGGATGGCGAACAGGCTTTCCTTGGCCAAAAACCGGAAATTATACCCGGAAAGCGTGGCGAAAAGGATCGGGATGTCCATATGGCTCTGGTGATTGGCCATGAAAATATAGGTCTCGCCCGGGTCGAGGGCCGACAGGTCGACAGTGACGCGCACGCCGGAGCACCGGACCAGGCATCTGGCCCACAGGCATTCCAGCCGGTGGGACAGGCGGCCGTCAGTCCCCACGCGGGCGAACAGCCAGCACAGGGAGCTGAAAACGAGGGTCAGCGGCGCGAGGCAGGCCGTAAAAAAAAGCGATCGGATCATGTTTTCCATCGTTCCGTGTTGACAAGTGGGCCAGGCGGGCAAGGATGCCGGGCGGCATCCCGATACTAGGGGCGACGGCGGAAAAAATCCAGCCTTCCCGCCGGGGCCGCATGTCTTGCACAGGTTATTCTTTTTTGGCAACAGTGCCCCGCAGTGCGCAGCGTGCGCAACGCAAGGGGACTTTGCATGAAAATTCTCATTGTCGACGACGACCCCATCTCCCGCCTGACCATGTCCACGACACTCAAACCCTACGGGCAGTGCGACTGCGCCGAACACGGCCAGGACGGACTGGCCCGCTTCACGGCCGCCCTGGACGGCGGCGAACCCTTCGACCTCGTGTTCATGGACATCCAGATGCCGGTCATGGACGGCCACACGGCCCTGGTCGC
Proteins encoded in this window:
- a CDS encoding 1-acyl-sn-glycerol-3-phosphate acyltransferase gives rise to the protein MIRSLFFTACLAPLTLVFSSLCWLFARVGTDGRLSHRLECLWARCLVRCSGVRVTVDLSALDPGETYIFMANHQSHMDIPILFATLSGYNFRFLAKESLFAIPVFGPAMRRVGHVAIDRANRRKAMESIACATGLVSRGVGLLVFPEGTRSMDYSRLGEFKTGGMIVALKCRAKVAPLIVSGSGNILPKHARLVRGGEVTVRALPPFDPHALYTLKEREAFKNDLWARMNGAYQEMRQ
- a CDS encoding ribonuclease J, which translates into the protein MNSNPAVTLYPLGGLGEIGLNCMALVSGESMIVVDCGLMFPDDSLFGIDVVIPRFDFILANKDKLKGIILTHGHEDHIGALPWLMRSCDATLYGSSFTLALAAKKLEEHSLKEFTHFEAVEGGQTITLGDFKVTFFPVCHSIVRGFALGIETPAGRIVHTGDFKIDRTPLDGHATDLPAIKAFSEKGVMLLLSDSTNAEREGFALAEREIKSALADIFKDVSGRIVVTLFSSHIQRMQEIYDLAHATGRKVAVSGKSLFSNIEIARELGHLRVPPETEASLDDLPNLPDNQVVLLVTGSQGEPLSALSRLAYGEHRQIKVQKGDTVLLSSRFIPGNVRAITRLINRLYKLGAEVLYESVQAIHASGHAHAEELRLMLRAVSPKFFIPVHGEYRHLVKHARIGVSCGVAPERALVIEDGQPVTFSGGLIRLEDPIPVEHIYVDGKGVGDVGVTVLKERQLLAGEGLVIVVMVVDEKSGELTFGPNILSKGFVFEQHYSHVLEDAKCIVLDIYENVPPGQSDLLKERIRSALRRFFRKVLERDPVVVPLVITL
- a CDS encoding response regulator, which produces MKILIVDDDPISRLTMSTTLKPYGQCDCAEHGQDGLARFTAALDGGEPFDLVFMDIQMPVMDGHTALVAMREVERARRVAPGREAKAIMITCHDDVKNVSESFFHGNASCYFTKPIDLRAMVARLKQDGLL